GCACGGTCCGGCCAGTATTATGTAGAAAACCAAGGAGGATATATGCAGGGCCACTTGGATCGTGGGCCTTCTCATCACagtaaaaaaaaacagtaagttaattaaaaaaaaaacttacccgCCAGTTAAATTaggtttgaatataaaaattctcttaatttatctcaattcatctcatttaattattataattttattaaattttcatacaaaatataataaacaatttaatttttatttaattttcatctaatctcaattcattatccaaacctcttattaatcttataaaattgaGATTCGGGatcaattgttaaaaaaatttatgaataatatttatgCTACGCTCGATTGTAATTTTTATGATCTGTTGAATGTCTCGCTAGAAAGACCAAAGATCcatgtttcctttcttttcttggtaAAATCAAttgaggaaataaattaaagcaGATGATAAATTTATGTCATGATCCAGTTCGGTCAAAACTAATAAATACATGAGGAACAAATTCAATTACACGATAAGGATCCCGACCTTTTCGTATGCTACACCAATCACTACTTAATTGGTGACTCAGGGACCAAGGAAGGCCAAGTATGGAGTGTTGAAacgaatattaataattagattttttattttttataatttataataaaacaattaataataattgaaagatatatatttCTCCATCACAGTTTGATGAAGAATTTGACTGACTATGAGAGTAGGATCATCCTAACAACTTAACTTTTAAGTGTCTCCTGATAACTAGAAGTACAATAACATTGTAAGTAAGAATCATTAACTCTTTAGTAATATTTATAGACTTTTGACCAGCAAGAAATTTAAGGACTTTGTGTCCCATTGTAATTAGtatagagttaatcttatctaaTTAGAGTTAATCCTATCTCATTGTAACTCATCAACTAAGTAATAAGTATTGAGCAATTCTAAATCATCAGGATATGTCGATATGAGTGTGTGAGacagaatttaaataaaactcttacattctctCACTTGACCCATAcgactataaaataatatttttcgttcaTAGgtttattacaggaaattaaTTATACTGCGTAAATTCATATCTAGAAAACTTTCACTACTCAGAAAACATTACATTAGTTCtgtaatatcaatgtcaaactaGTTACCAATGCGAGTCGTGACATTCCTCTATTATATGACCAACTAATTCCCTTTCATGTACCACAACACCAGTAATTTAATTCAACACAATCTTTAATTGAgacaattaataatattgtaatgtCTTGGGTTTCAATTCATGTCTATTATAGACATTATCTTGTCATAATTCatctatattatttaatgtAGATATAAAGTAGAAAGACAAGAGAACAGAAACAATCATAATAGATATCTTTCAATATCCAGTAACAAAATACTCAACATATCAATTATCTTTTTAACATGTTCACATCATGCGTATAAGTATATGACCCATCTTTTCAACATGTTATTTAAAGTATAATCATTAACACACTATTGTTATGGACATATTTATTTCTGTGTTTTCTCCTTAACATTTTggtatttaaaatttcattaaatatttatcattcgaagaaaaatattatgaagagtTCTTGCAATACTTTCTTAGCGGCTTGGCTATAAGTTGACAATTTCaagtcttaaaataaattttctcagtCAAATATCATACATTGTGGCCTCAAAGCATACCACAAACTCAACCTCTATTACATATAAAGCAATAAGAAATTTGTATCAtacttttccataaaataactctACAAGATAGCAAAATATATAACCATAACTATATTTTTCGTCATTAGAGTAATCCCACAAAATATGGTCTGAATATCCAGTTACCTTAAGAATATCAGATCTTCTTGAGgcaaaaatatagtttttaatttcttataaataaccTTGCATTCTTTTCATAACTTTTGGGTCAAACATCCTTAGATTATTTTGGCAATAACCAAGAATGCTAACTAAAAAACTGATATTCAACCTTATACAAATTTATGCAatcatcatatttattataacaatcaatggggtgtaaccagtccggcggtccggttttggacaaaatttataactaaaccggtatgcaccggttttgtatttttcaaaaccaattacgcgccggttaccctcctaaaccgataaAACCAAATTTACCGTTtctggtccggtttttcggttttaataaaatgtaaatttctcataaaaaaatatgtttattaaaaaaaaacagctttaaaaaatctgttttattaaaaatctttactatttacaaaaatctattttataaaaaaaatctactatgtaaaagaaaattctgctataaaacaagaaatctgcttataaagaaaaggaaaaaaaaaactactataaGCCTATAAATATAACTGctacaaaaattgaaaacaaaaaatctacaataaaaagaaaattatgctatgaaataaaataagtctaaaagtctaatattaatactatataataatatatggtcacagtgataattatataatatgttttatataattatatattatatataaaaattaaaaaaatattatatataatatttaaaaaactaatttaaatatataataaatagaaccGGTCTGGTCCTAAAAATCATGGAACTGGAACCGGACTGGTTTTGgcattttaaaaatcggttttGGACCGGACTAGTCCAAAACCGGATTGGTTTCACCGGTTTGGTCAGGTCCAGACCAGTTTTTCAgttaaaatttacattcttaacaatcatatacaaaatttttttaacaaccTAATCAATTCGATAACACTGTAAATTACTAAGcatgtcacattttatttttaaagcatctATTGACCAGCAATTCTGCATGCAAAATCTTTCAAAACTCTATGCAAATATATTGAGACAATTCTAACAGTTTTTGTCTTGGTATTAAAATTCAATCCCAATTACCAAGGATGTctcattcataaatttcatttttaaagttcTTTAGAGACATAACTTTAATGTCATACTACAAACCATGATTCATACATACCAAAAAGCcatatacatgcatgatcataaatataaatatactccCACTGAACTTAGgatatatacattaacaataaatatttttcttaaatctaaaaACAGTATTGGTATTATCAAATTCCACAtaccaattttaaaaaatctgttatATTTTCTAAGTAATCATTTTATTCGTTTTTTGTAGACTTCAAATCTTCACTCTACAATTATTTTCGCATTCATTTGATATAACTCTAGACCATAATGAGTTACTAATATCATAATGATTAATGAGttgtttttgagtttattagaaatttctttataataaatgCTCATTTATAAGTGAAATTTATGATTACAAGTCAactctatatcatttaatattgcCTTTAAAGTCAGGATTTTATCACCAACACTTATTTACATTCGACCTTTTATACATTTCAGATAATTTAGACGAAATTACGAAATTAAAGTCAGGGTTTTAAGATCCGATATGTTCTGGCCGGACATATCTTGTATTGACTTCAAATGCCTCAACAGAGGAATGAAACTAATATTCAGCCCAAGGTTCACCGAAAGAGGATGGCTTTTTCACGATATCATATTATCAATAGCAAATCATTTGAAACTGTTGATTTTGGTGATGACAGCAGAGCTCTGCGGGCAATAGCTGGTCCATTTGAGGAAAGTTTGATACTTCTAGTTCTATCTCAAGactgaaataataataatgattatcAAGTTTGAAATATATCAAGCTATTTTATGGAGGAAAATGCACATTGATCCTCAGTTTCAGTTATAAACAGACTAAAAATTAAATGCAATTTGTTTAGCatattttgttcatgattcaacaCTCTGTTCTTTTAAGCAAATTCGAATACATTGATTTGTTTTTGCTACAGTCATTTGTATCATCCCTGAAAAGTTGAGGatggtgattttatttaatattttcaaataactcCAGGATTTGTCCGTCTTGCAATTGAATCTATAGTACTATGGGTAGCTAATTTCGACcttaaataattctatttgaagaCTTTTACACCGCACATCATCTACATAgcataatttcataatttttttgccGTTGGTGGTGACGGGAGACAAGCTTATTGGGATAAAGAAATAGCGAATCCTCCCATCATCCTCCCCATATGTTGGATATGTATTGCACATTTTACATGTAAGGTCCTGGTTGTTCACACCTTTGAGTCAGTTAAACTtgatgattttgaatttgttcaCACCTTTGGTTCTTCAAACCTAGGAAGTGAGGAAATGTTTAATCGTGCTTTATCAAGAGGGAACTGTTCTCAAGCCTTTCAATGGCAGTCTTGAGGCAATACTCGTGCaaataattgagaaaaatttaGCCGCGGCAATAACAACCATACAATTCCTCCTAAATtctttataaaagtaaaaatgaaaagaacttCATAATCACCAATATCAATCCCTGAAACATTCAAAACAGTTATATCCTATATAAACTACTGGCAATCAACACCAATCATCACTAAAAGAAATCAAATTCAAGATAATTATCCGAACCTTTCTGCTCAGGAGCAGGTGTAGCAGCAGCAGTTTTTTCGCTTGTTGATGCTGTTGGAGCAGGTAATCTCTCAATCTCGACGGGCTTTGGGATCTCAGGCGGAGTAGCACAGCGTATCAATGCCCAATTAACACCTTCAAAGAAAGGGTGCTGCTTGATCTCAGTTGCCCCTCGTTTATAGGCCAATCTATGCTGTGGTTCCTTTACAAGCAACCCCCTTATGAGATCCCTCGCTGCAAAACTGACAACTGGCGATTCTGGAAAACGCAGAGGCTGACCCACAACATTGAAAAGTGTAGCTCGATTTCCAGATCCCTTAAAAGGAGTTTTACCAAACAGTAATTCATACAGAAAGATTCCAAAAGTCCACCAATCAACAGCACTTCCATGACCTTCACCCTTAATGATCTCGGGTGCCAAGTATTCATGCGTCCCAACAAAAGACATAGACCGGGCATCAGTTGGCTCAGCAATGAGCTCAGGTAATGGGCTGACTTGGTTACCTATGTCATTTTTAGGTTTCCTGTCCTTCTTGGACTTGCTTGAAAAGAGGCGTGGTGAGAAGCATGTTGTAGGGACCACGCAGGATGGCTGAATGCAGGAAGGCTCAATGCAAGCTGGCTGGACACAGTAAACAGGGTTTTTCCGGAATGGGTCAGATTCCATAGATGAGGTTTTGACAAGAGTTGGGCTAACAGCACAGCGGAGTGAAAGGTCAAAGTCAGAGAGCATTATGTGTCCATCATCCCTCACAAGGACATTTTCTGGCTTAAGATCACGGTAGACAATACCAAGCATGTGGAGGTACTCTAGACTTAGCAGGACCTCTGCTACATAGAATCTGCAGGTTAAATGAAATACAACATTTAGTTACTAAGAAGTATCATATGACATATAAaaccctccccccccccccccggccccccaacaaacaaaatattaagCTGAAAGTGAATCAGAACATGCACATCAACTAAAATGAAGGGCACAATATATTATggtttatcaaaataataataatattatggtTAAGCTAGCTTAACATACTTGACTGCCTGCTCAGGGAAATGCTTTCCTGGCTGCCTCTGCCTCAGAGTGTGCAAATCTCCTCCAGGACAGAACTCCATTACCAAACATGAGAACTTATCTGTCTCAAAGTGGGTGTATAATGTTGGAAGGAAGGGATGGTCCAGAGATTGAAGTATCTCTCGTTCTGTCTGAGCACGAAGCAGCTTCTTCCGAGTTGCTAGAGACCCTTTATCCATAACCTTCATTGCAAAGTAGCATTTAGTTCCACTTAACTCAGACAGATAGACACTACCAATGTCCCCACAGCCAAGCCTCTTCAGCAGTCTAAAATGGCCCAAACCCAAAACCCCGTCTCTTGCTCGAATAGCTTGGATGGCTTCCCATCTCATGTCATTTGCTTTGTGCGGTTTGCTGATACTGCTACTAAAGCTGCTAGAGGTACTCTCGTCGCTTACATCACTGCTTGTGCTACCTCTACACATACTGCTCTTTCCActctcaacaaaatcaacacGATCACTAATCTTGGCACTTCCACTGGTTTTGGCAAGACTGCTGGTCCCATCACTAACTTTCGCAGAAACTGAACTGTTCTTCACGCTCTCATACACTGATGTCTTCTTTTCTTGATCGACAGAACCTTCCAGTGAGCCTCTTGTATCATCAACAGCAGAATCTACACCAGTTGCTGCTTGCTCAAGACCCAGTAAGGATGAACTTgaatcaaatttattaattaaagaattggACAACACCTTTTGATTAGAATTTGATGAGACTTTATTTTCAGCACCTTCACCCCTAACCTCCTTTAATGTGTGCTGAACATATTTCGGTAATTCTTCGGGCACTACTAACTCGGGTTTGCTTGCCTTTAAAAACTGTGGAGCTAAAGGCCTCAGATCATTTGCCTCTACTGTCTGAACGCCTGCTGTTTTCTGTTGCTGTCTCGTGGAAGCTCTTGCACCAGTTTTTGAGGCCATCACACATGACAAAGAGTTTTATCAGATTGAATCAATCTACTTCTCAGCATCCATCATCGACAAACTATATCTTGCACTAGCAGCATAACTACATCTCCACTCTGTCAAAACCAGCATTTCAGCAATTACAGACATCAATAGCAAATTATTGAAGAACCCATTGCATCGCAAAcgaaaagattatatatatttaatcgTAACAACACTTTAAgccccagagagagagagagagagagagagagctagctaCAAAGATGGTGTGCCTGGAAGTATATCATGAAgttcattaataataaaatacaggGGCATAAATCCACGGACGAAAATTAAAACAAGTGGAGTTTTACACATCCAGCACCCTTTTCAGTTTTCCCACGACCCAGACAAtagaaaaatcacaaaattagaTCAGATAGTGCCCATAGAGAATACTGAAAAGTTCAGCTAAATATGAGTAAAAATGTCAACTTTTAGCAAGCATAACACCTAAAACCCCACCAGtaaattaagtttaattttCCAGGAATTTAAATAATTCAAGCACAAAGATGCATGTAGACTCGATCATATGATGTAGAAGATGTATCATTGGAAGATTGACAGTCAGCCATCTAACTCGATCTGTCATTTTCCTTCACCCAAGTAAAGGTAAATTAACCAAAACGAATTAGaaaatttaagggaaaaaataagaagTCAGAACAGATACAAAAGACTCGAGGACCACCAAAAAGAAGCAAAGAATCAGTCAGCGAGcaactaattagatatttaattTCTGAACACATTTTATGCAAAAACTCAAAAGAGATAAACCTACTGCAGTCAACTACAAGAGCATGATGAAACTCCAATTACACCAAAACCCGGATCTCCCTCACAAAGCGAAAGACATCAGGGAAAACCCAGCACAGATCCAAAGCCACAGAACGACCCAGGAGCAAAAAGCAAGTTTAGAAGTATAGTAATGGCATTCCATCAATAAAAACTCAGTGAGGCTAAAAGGGTAGGAGAGAGAAGGCCTGCAAAAAGGAGTACCTGATTGCAAGGTTCACATACTTCAGCGGCTTTGCTCTGGCAGTggaaaacaaaagagaagagCTAGCACTGCCCAAAAGGGGAAAGGGAGTTGTCCTGAGAGCTTAAAGCCGGTGTAGACCAGAGCGAGAAGCCTGAAAGGGAAGCTGAAGAGAGCAATGTAAGTTAATTACAATGGAGGACTAGGCTTCAGCTTCTGGCGGATAttaggcagagagagagagagagagagagaggagagtcaaagccaaagccaaagccaaagccaacgagagcttttttgttttttatttctcgTTGCGTGCGAATTTCAATTGGTTTATGCATACTTCATCCCCagtcaaaattatcaaaatacccTTCATTCTTTTTGccgttttcttttaaaatgtatttgtttttacaCTTGTCTTCTTCATCAGGTCTTTTGTTTTCCATTTCTTAACCATTTTGAAGTAAATTTCAAATTAcgcttcctttttattttatttttttaatttatcaactTTTACACTACCCCTCTAAATAAAAACTTtaccgtttagatagtgagatgatatgattattaaataataatgaaattattaattaaaattagataaaataaataattgtttttatgaCAAATGTTtcagttataaaattttttacaaaaataaataaaaattaatgtggattgatatagtatattaagttataaaattatttttactctaaaataaatctaacatatcacataaaattacgtcaaattacttttataaaatattttcttagagataaaacttctccttttttttctctttgtttattGCTTTTTATGTGTCAATCTACATTTTAAAAGACATGATTCATTCATGAGTCAACCTAAACAGGTGCTAACCTAAAAAATTATGAGGAAAAAAAACTCTGcccatatatagtttttaaatatgtttagaaaATTCGTGAAAATCAGAAAtagttgacttttttttttttataaaattattaatttcctTTCGTATTATGTGGAAAATATGTTCTAAAAGACAAGTTTGAATTAATACCTGACTTCTAATCAATATCATCAAAGAGAACTTGCCTTTTACTAAAGTTAATTAGGTATTGAACTCTTCAGCTactaattattttcaaataccattttttattcaatttaaattgttaagatactgaaaaagaattttacTGTGTACAAGTAATGTATCaatctgcatattaatattattgtattcatattttaaatttaaattaatactgtttttaataaaatttattttttaattaatcatattaaatgagTGCACGTATTAGTATGCAGAATCGCttccaattaaatttttttctaaaaaaaataagtgacaTGGCATAGTCTTGATTATTGAATCTTAACTGATCAAAGTGCACATTATATAAAAGATGTAAGTTGGTAGGAAATGATCAGAACCATTCAATGTTTAACATTATTGTattaatgtacgtacgtacgtgagaTGCAAACTCTGTCATCCCTCTCCCATATGTTCACAACAGTGTTTCTTTTGCTTGGCAAAAGAGACATGCTATAAGACAGAATATTCGTTAACTTGGTAAGTAACTACATCCAATGAAAGGGAAACGATATTCGCCTTTCACTTTGTAATTCTCgttcactctttttaaaaataaaaataataattaagattccgtttagatataaaaatacttttaattcaatatttttttatttcatctttataatattttaattttttatataaaatataataagcagtttaatttttttaaattttaaaataatattattttatttccgTAATTAATGTCATTTAGACAGTGTCCAAACATGTCTCCTTCAAGCCAACTGATCTGTACTAGCTACTTCAAGTACTACTTTGTTGTAAACGACAACGAATCAACTTTCGTCTGCAACTTTCATTAATTTACCACCGTATTGGTACTGGATTTCTCTTGTCGTGGGGGGACAActttatttattgaattatatatttttacatattttttatgtattttattaatgtaattaatcaaaataactatttatattaaaaaaaatgcaaccaatcagaatacacaaaaaatgcataaaaatattacatataaagtttttgttatttatttattgaagtcGTACGTAGTCCAAATCGTCCATCCACAGCTACATTCCATGGGACTAGAGTTCTGTCATGCATtgagattaatatattatatgttatttgaaaaatctaatgtattattatatttttaatcgtTTTACTTCAACGTCTTTATTTTGacgtgacatatatatatatatatatgaatcattCTTGGATTTTATAATACATTTGAGATTGGCTTTTTACTTGTGTATGTtcgtaatataatataaatatataattaaatctatatttttttattaaattaaatttttaggaTAAGTGATgaagattttatatgaaatgatcAGAGCATTAATCATGAGTTTGAATCCTaactgtaaatttattttatttaattaaatattttacgtatataatatatacgaaACTTTGATGTACAACGTCATAAATAAAGATTAGGGGCAGGCAGTACTAGTAGTTATTATCAATCTTGGGAGCAACTTCGTGGAAGAAGCCTCCTTCCTTTAAGGCCAGAATTAGAACAAATTAAAGCTGTTTTGGCCGAAACCACGCATCCCGCCTCAGTACCCTTCGATTCCAAACACAGAGGGCCACCTTAACCTTATAAAGGGATAAAGTCATTAATGTGTATATCATGATATAAATTAGCTagaatttgtttatttattttataattaaacgagtgtattaataattaagaatattactAATTGTAACCATGCATAAAGCTCGGAGCTGGAGTAATATCAAACATGAAAAATTATCTAAGATactaaaacaatatttattaatttaatttttagcaatTGTGATCTCCGAAACTTGGTCTTGGCCTGCTAATTATCTAAAGTAcggatatattatttatttttaaaatattatcatgtcaATAATATggtcgatatatatatatatcttatatcttGATCTGCATTAATTAGtataagttttaattttaaggcTATAcacactaaataaataaataaataaaaagtctaTCCACACTGCTCCATGCAGCATAGAGGTGCGAGCTAGTCACAGTTTACCACATGCATGCAGCTGGTATTTGTTTAGAAGTTAAAACTAGAAGTTAATTTGATGCGCGCATGCAGTGGTCCTGcatgcagcatatatatatatataggccttTCTtcgtttttattatttattgttatcatattaattaattagcattatTGGTGCTGATGATGATAAGATCAGCCAtgaaccatgcatatatatatatatatatatactcgagATCATCATGACACCATGCCATGAATGAAGGTGAGATCTGGGGTCCATACATTTCGTGAAGAATGCTGTCCCTAGTGTTTGATTCCTTTAGTTTTCCACATGATCTTTTGTACCAGTGACGAAGGAATATCATGTTCTTGTTTGATCACTTTTTTTCTAAatccttttttaatattttgggaATTCCACCAAAAACCATTTatgccaaggaaaaaaaaaaaggaattaatgGACCTTgaaatcttattaattatctCGTAgcctttaattaatttgtttgcataattatttatttaattaaccaaattaatttagagataaaattaaCTCAATCTCCTTAATTTATGAATACTACTGGTCTTTTTatcacaaacaaaataattaagggGCATCTTTTAGATAGGAGAGGAtgcaataatatttataattaggaTATTGTAGGGTTACAGTGATGTGGATATGGGGATCGGAAGAGgataatcaaaccaaaaataagaCAAATAGATAGAGTTTATGAATGTGTTTGATGAGATGGAGAAAAAGGCTACGAATCACCATCCTAGctataacaaaataaaagaagagagtCATGAGCAGGCCCTACTTAATTGCATGGGACCATACATGACATGATCGATCTAGAGAACTCTTAAAAATGTCTAGATCTGTTGTACGTACTAGGACCTCCTTATTTGGATAGGGATCGAACCCGACATGCATGCCCATTACTCTCCTGAGTTCTGCATATATAATGTAGATCTGATTTTATCATTTGTCGCACGTAGGGGCTGATATTGGCAACCCATTATCTAAACTAGTTGTGCAATAATTCCATTTGCATAGCATGCGATAGCCGCGATTTCTGCACCTAATTCGCACCCATGCAGGAATTCGACAGCAGCTAGCATGCCAGCATATATGCATCTTCTTTTCTGGACAAATGGTTCTTAATTGGGCCAGAAAATTTGGAGTTCAATATTCGAGCTAGCCCATGTCAACTTTTGCAAGAGATGTGGGAagctatcatatataattagagttaaattatgaatttaattttgtgaaatctgaTTAAAGTAATTTCGAAGTTAGCTTTTGaaaaaactacaaagaaaaatcaTTGCATATGAATAATTATGAAACTAGAGATTTTGCTGATGAAATTTGATTGAGTTTCAGTTTGAACGCAGTAGTGCTCGCAGATGTTTGTATCATGATATGCCGTCTtctttgataaaatagaaagttgTTGCGCGTACGTAGGTTTAATCGCCAGCACAATGCAGtaaagataatataatataatgaccagcctagctagctagcaagccCACTGACAGGGACATAATTCAAGCTACGAAGTAAATTGCATTTAGGCAAATTAGACCAAAAGGACGGCTAATGCACACTAGCACGTAAGATCGATGATGAT
This genomic interval from Juglans regia cultivar Chandler chromosome 3, Walnut 2.0, whole genome shotgun sequence contains the following:
- the LOC108996569 gene encoding serine/threonine-protein kinase D6PKL2 isoform X3 → MASKTGARASTRQQQKTAGVQTVEANDLRPLAPQFLKASKPELVVPEELPKYVQHTLKEVRGEGAENKVSSNSNQKVLSNSLINKFDSSSSLLGLEQAATGVDSAVDDTRGSLEGSVDQEKKTSVYESVKNSSVSAKVSDGTSSLAKTSGSAKISDRVDFVESGKSSMCRGSTSSDVSDESTSSSFSSSISKPHKANDMRWEAIQAIRARDGVLGLGHFRLLKRLGCGDIGSVYLSELSGTKCYFAMKVMDKGSLATRKKLLRAQTEREILQSLDHPFLPTLYTHFETDKFSCLVMEFCPGGDLHTLRQRQPGKHFPEQAVKFYVAEVLLSLEYLHMLGIVYRDLKPENVLVRDDGHIMLSDFDLSLRCAVSPTLVKTSSMESDPFRKNPVYCVQPACIEPSCIQPSCVVPTTCFSPRLFSSKSKKDRKPKNDIGNQVSPLPELIAEPTDARSMSFVGTHEYLAPEIIKGEGHGSAVDWWTFGIFLYELLFGKTPFKGSGNRATLFNVVGQPLRFPESPVVSFAARDLIRGLLVKEPQHRLAYKRGATEIKQHPFFEGVNWALIRCATPPEIPKPVEIERLPAPTASTSEKTAAATPAPEQKGSDNYLEFDFF
- the LOC108996569 gene encoding serine/threonine-protein kinase D6PKL2 isoform X4; protein product: MASKTGARASTRQQQKTAGVQTVEANDLRPLAPQFLKASKPELVVPEELPKYVQHTLKEVRGEGAENKVSSNSNQKVLSNSLINKFDSSSSLLGLEQAATGVDSAVDDTRGSLEGSVDQEKKTSVYESVKNSSVSAKVSDGTSSLAKTSGSAKISDRVDFVESGKSSMCRGSTSSDVSDESTSSSFSSSISKPHKANDMRWEAIQAIRARDGVLGLGHFRLLKRLGCGDIGSVYLSELSGTKCYFAMKVMDKGSLATRKKLLRAQTEREILQSLDHPFLPTLYTHFETDKFSCLVMEFCPGGDLHTLRQRQPGKHFPEQAVKFYVAEVLLSLEYLHMLGIVYRDLKPENVLVRDDGHIMLSDFDLSLRCAVSPTLVKTSSMESDPFRKNPVYCVQPACIEPSCIQPSCVVPTTCFSPRLFSSKSKKDRKPKNDIGNQVSPLPELIAEPTDARSMSFVGTHEYLAPEIIKGEGHGSAVDWWTFGIFLYELLFGKTPFKGSGNRATLFNVVGQPLRFPESPVVSFAARDLIRGLLVKEPQHRLAYKRGATEIKQHPFFEGVNWALIRCATPPEIPKPVEIERLPAPTASTSEKTAAATPAPEQKVLR
- the LOC108996569 gene encoding serine/threonine-protein kinase D6PKL2 isoform X1 translates to MASKTGARASTRQQQKTAGVQTVEANDLRPLAPQFLKASKPELVVPEELPKYVQHTLKEVRGEGAENKVSSNSNQKVLSNSLINKFDSSSSLLGLEQAATGVDSAVDDTRGSLEGSVDQEKKTSVYESVKNSSVSAKVSDGTSSLAKTSGSAKISDRVDFVESGKSSMCRGSTSSDVSDESTSSSFSSSISKPHKANDMRWEAIQAIRARDGVLGLGHFRLLKRLGCGDIGSVYLSELSGTKCYFAMKVMDKGSLATRKKLLRAQTEREILQSLDHPFLPTLYTHFETDKFSCLVMEFCPGGDLHTLRQRQPGKHFPEQAVKFYVAEVLLSLEYLHMLGIVYRDLKPENVLVRDDGHIMLSDFDLSLRCAVSPTLVKTSSMESDPFRKNPVYCVQPACIEPSCIQPSCVVPTTCFSPRLFSSKSKKDRKPKNDIGNQVSPLPELIAEPTDARSMSFVGTHEYLAPEIIKGEGHGSAVDWWTFGIFLYELLFGKTPFKGSGNRATLFNVVGQPLRFPESPVVSFAARDLIRGLLVKEPQHRLAYKRGATEIKQHPFFEGVNWALIRCATPPEIPKPVEIERLPAPTASTSEKTAAATPAPEQKGPRSKWPCIYPPWFST
- the LOC108996569 gene encoding serine/threonine-protein kinase D6PKL2 isoform X2, whose protein sequence is MASKTGARASTRQQQKTAGVQTVEANDLRPLAPQFLKASKPELVVPEELPKYVQHTLKEVRGEGAENKVSSNSNQKVLSNSLINKFDSSSSLLGLEQAATGVDSAVDDTRGSLEGSVDQEKKTSVYESVKNSSVSAKVSDGTSSLAKTSGSAKISDRVDFVESGKSSMCRGSTSSDVSDESTSSSFSSSISKPHKANDMRWEAIQAIRARDGVLGLGHFRLLKRLGCGDIGSVYLSELSGTKCYFAMKVMDKGSLATRKKLLRAQTEREILQSLDHPFLPTLYTHFETDKFSCLVMEFCPGGDLHTLRQRQPGKHFPEQAVKFYVAEVLLSLEYLHMLGIVYRDLKPENVLVRDDGHIMLSDFDLSLRCAVSPTLVKTSSMESDPFRKNPVYCVQPACIEPSCIQPSCVVPTTCFSPRLFSSKSKKDRKPKNDIGNQVSPLPELIAEPTDARSMSFVGTHEYLAPEIIKGEGHGSAVDWWTFGIFLYELLFGKTPFKGSGNRATLFNVVGQPLRFPESPVVSFAARDLIRGLLVKEPQHRLAYKRGATEIKQHPFFEGVNWALIRCATPPEIPKPVEIERLPAPTASTSEKTAAATPAPEQKGLKNQRCEQIQNHQV